A genomic window from Vanessa tameamea isolate UH-Manoa-2023 chromosome 7, ilVanTame1 primary haplotype, whole genome shotgun sequence includes:
- the LOC113401210 gene encoding mitotic checkpoint serine/threonine-protein kinase BUB1 beta-like isoform X2: MDIDVSKENIQPLRGGRNLVQLGTALQAQSDVDAQRQLQLQKEEHEAAIRQYQGSDPLDPWFNYIQWVEQSYPKHGHEGNIDKLIKDCLQLFEKDEKYFQDRRLVKLWIKYVDCLSNPLEIYQRLYNTGIGIECSEFYRAWACYCEESGDYKKANQVYMLGLQAKAQPLDELEQAHMNFQLYFAQRMLHDDSPTKRKAASALAETRMALTSLKSFKRRNIANVPVQRVGDSIKSTMPGVIRQQGIDNRLPNSNIMVNVYEDAPSTSRGVVPTSEDPGPTSLVQAYSNVENEKEVGIWTNPKTKMVHSNVVPHQPLPFTPYEDVDDDLKLSSNHMPYCLDDLTFNVPLCVPDPADPTKIPCYNKTQVYVNDKEYSLEEIRARKYSLKKEVKTENVDMVQKTYKNINETLAQCSALETLANCALDTEQDHMAQLMPLSVPTLQNVTKITSMHSPGEPKVLVNLDSNEVSEMAVKKNDESDRPHNSETDKENQIATQGTPNNNFRTENTNYARNNLMEEFNRSLMSNLLGDSVTVNTKEARWELRNIFNDNEPSIMQPVVQQFEVPKFDIHEDRSMTMAINTKKNYEMTGIRSFPEDKENANKFNAPPPVATQQVNKTAYYEEPSCTQIFNFNIKDASTPNMSQFKKPSSSIDQSSKFASVPKFAIDESVIEQPDQGNSKRDECSRQTTDHHATVDNQGGGLSVIMEATREYNSKSGSSSSGQSRTNFTGYTTNFDSIYNNHDPNQPNTASKRNSITAQARLPNGQFARSYQQKRDQTDSKVASTPSTSVPYHSHDHQYQKPLPTNYSGYSPQRSLHSHYQQNYNYQQGYSNNHLMAHQPPQGYGSPSPNAYHSPQHPSVQSSHDMNPSVPAGFQSPTYSNQMVYHQSPVTSPGHALMSPQQGYANRQEYHYQSQAERHVYANQQQQQHQHQPNPTIFQSPPHQTQYQNSIYYQRTNQVSAPNQVYNQQNYHNVQNQYNNPNMYANTNQNTSNSNYSNATHSPYRQASKQTVENNQLPYGTTISNNQPFQIYQSPQPSQSNYRNNAVQDSMVQNPYVEQIRQESADISMKCQDQGESDKNSMNGSSSQSQKTSQHKSPNSSVLRNVRHDQPNIKVEQKSPDIGFSNQFLNFISNRNEPKDNANTPKFTNSPSISQKMHKNLYVSSPEQAQVPPSSGLSDTDSKDGLTAQTATPIQSAKISHSIEKQKDISKRQLDFEHRVEIQSEDSRDSVGKESRISSIYSRQSDFQSDGYGMDVDSENSMECSAFKSSHSISLVETSDIPRPADIEFPKVIDPFNKKMLASLLEYVKFPNKTHADGYVEVRSIPKVQQATVMRVGSSKFSVEKQLGKGNYGAVFLCLDIHNNKSVAVKFQKPSRPWEFYICQEIKARIKDPFMLPGYMDITTAFLGENASLFVSEYSRYGSLLDVANKVRIATSKCINEFIVILLTSEMLSIVHYLHKAQIIHADIKPDNFLLMKIPTQEWRTPSLQLIDLGCAIDMSLFPEGTTFRELISTEGFTCTEMREGKPWTYQTDLYCLAGTIHVILMGSYMKVANRLGQWNIDKKLPRYMKNSLWDKIFTTLLNVPDCNNLPDLMDLKNEVDSVLNEIDSLGSQLRNFANVLKSR; the protein is encoded by the exons ATGGATATTGATGTTAGTAAGGAAAATATACAGCCGCTAAGAGGTGGAAGAAACCTTGTGCAATTAGGAACTGCATTGCAAGCTCAGTCAGATGTTGATGCCCAAAGGCAACTGCAGTTGCAAAAAGA AGAACATGAAGCAGCTATCAGACAATATCAAGGTTCAGATCCCTTGGATCCATGGTTTAACTATATCCAGTGGGTTGAACAGTCATATCCAAAACATGGCCATGAAGGcaatatagataaattaataaaggactgtttacaattatttgaaaaagatgAGAAATATTTTCAAGACAGGAGACTTGTCAAGTTGTGGATAAAATAT gtgGACTGTCTCTCAAATCCACTTGAAATATATCAAAGATTATACAATACGGGTATTGGTATAGAATGCTCAGAGTTTTATCGAGCCTGGGCTTGTTACTGTGAGGAGTCTGGAGACTATAAAAAAGCAAATCAAGTATACATGCTTGGCCTTCAGGCTAAGGCCCAACCATTAGATGAACTAGAACAAGCACATAT gaattttCAACTGTATTTTGCACAGAGGATGCTACATGATGATTCACCAACCAAAAGAAAGGCAGCTTCAGCATTAGCTGAAACAAGAATGGCTCTAACATCACTAAAATCCTTTAAAAGACGTAACATTGCTAATGTACCTGTTCAAAGAGTTGGTGACAGCATCAAAAGCACTATGCCTGGTGTGATACGACAGCAAGGAATAGACAATAGGTTGCCAAATTCGAACATCATGGTCAATGTTTATGAG gaTGCCCCATCAACTTCAAGAGGTGTTGTGCCCACTTCAGAAGACCCAGGACCTACCTCATTAGTGCAAGCCTATAGCAATGTAGAGAATGAAAAGGAAGTTGGTATATGGACAAATCCAAAAACCAAAATGGTTCATTCTAATGTTGTTCCACATCAACCTTTACCTTTTACTC CCTATGAAGATGTGGATGATGATTTAAAGCTTTCGTCAAACCATATGCCTTATTGTTTGGATGATTTGACATTTAATGTGCCTCTATGTGTACCTGATCCTGCAGACCCAACAAAAATACCTTGTTATAATAAGACGCAG GTCTATGTTAATGATAAAGAATACAGTTTAGAAGAAATTAGAGCaagaaaatatagtttaaaaaaagaagttaaaACAGAAAATGTTGATATGGTACAaaaaacctataaaaatattaatgaaacacTTGCACAGTGTAGTGCCTTAGAGACATTAGCAAACTGTGCATTAGATACTGAACAAGATCATATGGCACAACTGATGCCATTATCTGTGCCTACATTGCAAAATGTAACTAAAATTACAAGTATGCATTCACCCGGTGAACCAAAAGTATTAGTTAATTTAGATTCAAATGAAGTCAGTGAAATGGCTGTTAAGAAAAATGATGAAAGTGACAGACCTCATAATTCCGAAACTGATAAGGAAAATCAAATAGCTACACAAGGCACtcccaataataattttagaactGAAAATACAAACTATGccagaaataatttaatggagGAGTTTAATCGAAGTCTTATGAGTAATCTTCTAGGAGACTCAGTTACAGTAAACACTAAAGAAGCACGTTGGGAGTTgaggaatatttttaatgataatg AACCATCAATAATGCAACCAGTTGTTCAACAATTTGAAGTACCTAAATTTGACATTCACGAAGATAGATCTATGACAATGgccattaatacaaaaaaaaattatgagatGACTGGTATCAGAAGTTTTCCTGAAGACAAAGAGAATGCAAATAAGTTTAATGCTCCACCACCAGTAGCAACTCAACAA GTTAATAAAACAGCATATTATGAAGAGCCTTCTTGCActcaaatattcaattttaacataaaagatGCAAGTACACCAAATATGTCACAATTTAAGAAACCTTCCAGTTCCATTGACCAGTCAAGTAAATTTGCTTCAGTGCCTAAATTTGCAATTGATGAAAGTGTTATAGAACAACCTGATCAAGGGAATAGCAAAAGAGACGAATGCTCCAGACAAACAACAGACCATCATGCTACTGTAGATAATCAAGGAGGTGGACTTTCGGTTATCATGGAAGCAACAAGGGAATACAATAG TAAATCAGGCTCAAGTTCATCTGGTCAGTCGAGAACAAATTTTACTGGTTATACAACAAATTTTGATTCTATTTACAATAATCATGATCCAAATCAACCAAATACTGCATCAAAAAGAAATTCAATAACAGCTCAAGCAAGATTACCGAATGGACAATTTGCTAGATCATATCAGCAAAAGAGAGATCAAACCGATAGTAAAGTGGCTAGTACGCCGTCCACTTCAGTGCCTTATCATTCTCATGATCATCAATATCAAAAACCTTTGCCAACAAACTATAGTGGATATTCTCCACAGAGATCTCTACATAGTCATTATCAACAAAACTATAACTATCAACAAGGATATTCCAATAATCATTTAATGGCTCATCAGCCACCTCAAGGCTATGGGAGCCCAAGTCCTAATGCTTATCATAGTCCTCAACATCCTAGTGTACAAAGTTCCCATGATATGAATCCATCTGTCCCTGCAGGCTTTCAAAGCCCTACATATTCCAACCAAATGGTGTATCACCAATCTCCAGTTACTAGTCCTGGTCATGCCCTAATGAGCCCTCAACAAGGGTATGCAAACCGTCAGGAATATCACTATCAAAGTCAAGCTGAACGGCATGTCTATGCTaaccaacaacaacaacaacaccAGCACCAGCCTAATCCGACGATATTTCAAAGTCCTCCACATCAGACCCAGTACCAAAATTCAATATACTACCAGAGAACTAATCAAGTATCAGCTCCAAATCAAGTATATAATCAACAAAACTATCATAATGTTCAAAACCAGTATAATAATCCCAATATGTATGCAAACACTAATCAAAACACGAGTAATTCAAACTACAGTAATGCTACTCATAGCCCATATAGACAAGCTTCCAAACAAACTGTAGAAAATAATCAATTGCCATATGGAACTACGATTTCAAATAATCAGCCATTTCAAATTTATCAGAGCCCACAGCCTTCTCAAAGTAATTACCGAAATAATGCAGTGCAAGATAGTATGGTTCAAAATCCTTATGTTGAACAAATTAGACAAGAATCCGCCGACATATCTATGAAATGTCAAGATCAAGGAGAAAGTGATAAAAATTCAATGAATGGATCCAGTAGCCAATCTCAGAAAACATCACAGCATAAGAGTCCAAACAGTTCAGTATTAAGAAATGTTAGGCATGATCAGCCTAATATTAAAGTAGAGCAGAAATCTCCTGATATAGGATTCTCTAATCAGTTCCTCAATTTTATATCTAACAGAAATGAACCCAAAGACAATGCTAATACACCAAAATTTACTAACAGTCCCAGTATATCTCAGAAAATGCATAAAAATTTGTATGTGTCAAGTCCTGAACAAGCTCAAGTTCCGCCATCTTCAGGCCTCTCTGATACTGATAGCAAAGATGGGTTGACAGCACAAACTGCCACACCTATTCAATCTGCAAAAATATCGCATTCTATTGAAAAACAGAAAGATATCTCCAAAAGACAGTTGGATTTCGAGCATAGGGTTGAAATTCAGTCTGAGGATAGTAGAGATTCTGTAGGAAAAGAAAGTAGAATTTCCTCTATATATTCACGACAATCTGATTTTCAATCAGATGGATATGGGATGGATGTTGATAGCGAAAATTCTATGGAGTGTAGTGCTTTTAAATCTTCTCATTCAATATCTTTAGTGGAAACCAGTGATATACCTAGACCCGCTGATATCGAATTCCCAAAAGTTATTGatccatttaataaaaaaatgttagctTCATTGTTAGAGTATGTGAAATTTCCAAATAAAACACACGCCGATGGCTACGTAGAAGTAAGATCTATACCGAAAGTACAACAAGCGACTGTTATGCGGGTTGGAAGTTCAAAATTTTCAGTTGAAAAACAATTAGGTAAAGGAAATTATGGagcagtatttttatgtttagatattcataacaataaatCAGTTGCTGTTAAATTTCAAAAACCAAGTCGACCATGggaattttatatttgtcaagAGATAAAAGCTAGGATAAAGGATCCTTTCATG ctTCCAGGTTATATGGACATAACAACAGCTTTCTTAGGAGAAAATGCAAGTTTATTTGTATCAGAGTATTCACGATATGGCTCTCTGTTGGATGTTGCAAACAAAGTCAGGATTGCTACTTCTAAATGTATAAAtgagtttattgttatattattaacatcagAAATGCTCTCAATAGTACACTACTTACACAAAGCGCAAATTATACATGCTGATATCAAACCagataactttttgttaatgaaaat accaACACAGGAATGGCGAACACCATCTTTACAATTGATAGATCTAGGATGTGCAATAGATATGTCTTTGTTTCCAGAGGGTACTACATTTAGAgaa ttaatttctACGGAAGGGTTTACTTGTACTGAAATGAGAGAAGGAAAACCTTGGACATACCAAACAGACTTGTACTGCCTTGCCGGTACAATACATGTTATTCTAATGGGTAGCTACATGAAAGTAGCAAACCGATTGGGGCAGTggaatattgacaaaaaattaccccg GTATATGAAAAATAGTTTATGGGACAAAATTTTTACTACCCTCTTAAATGTGCCCGACTGCAATAATTTACCTGACCTCATGGATCTCAAAAATGAAGTGGACAGTGTTTTGAATGAAATTGACAGTCTTGGTTCTCAGCTCCGTAATTTTGCTAATGTGCTTAAATCTAGGTAA
- the LOC113401210 gene encoding mitotic checkpoint serine/threonine-protein kinase BUB1 beta-like isoform X1, which translates to MDIDVSKENIQPLRGGRNLVQLGTALQAQSDVDAQRQLQLQKEEHEAAIRQYQGSDPLDPWFNYIQWVEQSYPKHGHEGNIDKLIKDCLQLFEKDEKYFQDRRLVKLWIKYVDCLSNPLEIYQRLYNTGIGIECSEFYRAWACYCEESGDYKKANQVYMLGLQAKAQPLDELEQAHMNFQLYFAQRMLHDDSPTKRKAASALAETRMALTSLKSFKRRNIANVPVQRVGDSIKSTMPGVIRQQGIDNRLPNSNIMVNVYEDAPSTSRGVVPTSEDPGPTSLVQAYSNVENEKEVGIWTNPKTKMVHSNVVPHQPLPFTPYEDVDDDLKLSSNHMPYCLDDLTFNVPLCVPDPADPTKIPCYNKTQVYVNDKEYSLEEIRARKYSLKKEVKTENVDMVQKTYKNINETLAQCSALETLANCALDTEQDHMAQLMPLSVPTLQNVTKITSMHSPGEPKVLVNLDSNEVSEMAVKKNDESDRPHNSETDKENQIATQGTPNNNFRTENTNYARNNLMEEFNRSLMSNLLGDSVTVNTKEARWELRNIFNDNAEPSIMQPVVQQFEVPKFDIHEDRSMTMAINTKKNYEMTGIRSFPEDKENANKFNAPPPVATQQVNKTAYYEEPSCTQIFNFNIKDASTPNMSQFKKPSSSIDQSSKFASVPKFAIDESVIEQPDQGNSKRDECSRQTTDHHATVDNQGGGLSVIMEATREYNSKSGSSSSGQSRTNFTGYTTNFDSIYNNHDPNQPNTASKRNSITAQARLPNGQFARSYQQKRDQTDSKVASTPSTSVPYHSHDHQYQKPLPTNYSGYSPQRSLHSHYQQNYNYQQGYSNNHLMAHQPPQGYGSPSPNAYHSPQHPSVQSSHDMNPSVPAGFQSPTYSNQMVYHQSPVTSPGHALMSPQQGYANRQEYHYQSQAERHVYANQQQQQHQHQPNPTIFQSPPHQTQYQNSIYYQRTNQVSAPNQVYNQQNYHNVQNQYNNPNMYANTNQNTSNSNYSNATHSPYRQASKQTVENNQLPYGTTISNNQPFQIYQSPQPSQSNYRNNAVQDSMVQNPYVEQIRQESADISMKCQDQGESDKNSMNGSSSQSQKTSQHKSPNSSVLRNVRHDQPNIKVEQKSPDIGFSNQFLNFISNRNEPKDNANTPKFTNSPSISQKMHKNLYVSSPEQAQVPPSSGLSDTDSKDGLTAQTATPIQSAKISHSIEKQKDISKRQLDFEHRVEIQSEDSRDSVGKESRISSIYSRQSDFQSDGYGMDVDSENSMECSAFKSSHSISLVETSDIPRPADIEFPKVIDPFNKKMLASLLEYVKFPNKTHADGYVEVRSIPKVQQATVMRVGSSKFSVEKQLGKGNYGAVFLCLDIHNNKSVAVKFQKPSRPWEFYICQEIKARIKDPFMLPGYMDITTAFLGENASLFVSEYSRYGSLLDVANKVRIATSKCINEFIVILLTSEMLSIVHYLHKAQIIHADIKPDNFLLMKIPTQEWRTPSLQLIDLGCAIDMSLFPEGTTFRELISTEGFTCTEMREGKPWTYQTDLYCLAGTIHVILMGSYMKVANRLGQWNIDKKLPRYMKNSLWDKIFTTLLNVPDCNNLPDLMDLKNEVDSVLNEIDSLGSQLRNFANVLKSR; encoded by the exons ATGGATATTGATGTTAGTAAGGAAAATATACAGCCGCTAAGAGGTGGAAGAAACCTTGTGCAATTAGGAACTGCATTGCAAGCTCAGTCAGATGTTGATGCCCAAAGGCAACTGCAGTTGCAAAAAGA AGAACATGAAGCAGCTATCAGACAATATCAAGGTTCAGATCCCTTGGATCCATGGTTTAACTATATCCAGTGGGTTGAACAGTCATATCCAAAACATGGCCATGAAGGcaatatagataaattaataaaggactgtttacaattatttgaaaaagatgAGAAATATTTTCAAGACAGGAGACTTGTCAAGTTGTGGATAAAATAT gtgGACTGTCTCTCAAATCCACTTGAAATATATCAAAGATTATACAATACGGGTATTGGTATAGAATGCTCAGAGTTTTATCGAGCCTGGGCTTGTTACTGTGAGGAGTCTGGAGACTATAAAAAAGCAAATCAAGTATACATGCTTGGCCTTCAGGCTAAGGCCCAACCATTAGATGAACTAGAACAAGCACATAT gaattttCAACTGTATTTTGCACAGAGGATGCTACATGATGATTCACCAACCAAAAGAAAGGCAGCTTCAGCATTAGCTGAAACAAGAATGGCTCTAACATCACTAAAATCCTTTAAAAGACGTAACATTGCTAATGTACCTGTTCAAAGAGTTGGTGACAGCATCAAAAGCACTATGCCTGGTGTGATACGACAGCAAGGAATAGACAATAGGTTGCCAAATTCGAACATCATGGTCAATGTTTATGAG gaTGCCCCATCAACTTCAAGAGGTGTTGTGCCCACTTCAGAAGACCCAGGACCTACCTCATTAGTGCAAGCCTATAGCAATGTAGAGAATGAAAAGGAAGTTGGTATATGGACAAATCCAAAAACCAAAATGGTTCATTCTAATGTTGTTCCACATCAACCTTTACCTTTTACTC CCTATGAAGATGTGGATGATGATTTAAAGCTTTCGTCAAACCATATGCCTTATTGTTTGGATGATTTGACATTTAATGTGCCTCTATGTGTACCTGATCCTGCAGACCCAACAAAAATACCTTGTTATAATAAGACGCAG GTCTATGTTAATGATAAAGAATACAGTTTAGAAGAAATTAGAGCaagaaaatatagtttaaaaaaagaagttaaaACAGAAAATGTTGATATGGTACAaaaaacctataaaaatattaatgaaacacTTGCACAGTGTAGTGCCTTAGAGACATTAGCAAACTGTGCATTAGATACTGAACAAGATCATATGGCACAACTGATGCCATTATCTGTGCCTACATTGCAAAATGTAACTAAAATTACAAGTATGCATTCACCCGGTGAACCAAAAGTATTAGTTAATTTAGATTCAAATGAAGTCAGTGAAATGGCTGTTAAGAAAAATGATGAAAGTGACAGACCTCATAATTCCGAAACTGATAAGGAAAATCAAATAGCTACACAAGGCACtcccaataataattttagaactGAAAATACAAACTATGccagaaataatttaatggagGAGTTTAATCGAAGTCTTATGAGTAATCTTCTAGGAGACTCAGTTACAGTAAACACTAAAGAAGCACGTTGGGAGTTgaggaatatttttaatgataatg CAGAACCATCAATAATGCAACCAGTTGTTCAACAATTTGAAGTACCTAAATTTGACATTCACGAAGATAGATCTATGACAATGgccattaatacaaaaaaaaattatgagatGACTGGTATCAGAAGTTTTCCTGAAGACAAAGAGAATGCAAATAAGTTTAATGCTCCACCACCAGTAGCAACTCAACAA GTTAATAAAACAGCATATTATGAAGAGCCTTCTTGCActcaaatattcaattttaacataaaagatGCAAGTACACCAAATATGTCACAATTTAAGAAACCTTCCAGTTCCATTGACCAGTCAAGTAAATTTGCTTCAGTGCCTAAATTTGCAATTGATGAAAGTGTTATAGAACAACCTGATCAAGGGAATAGCAAAAGAGACGAATGCTCCAGACAAACAACAGACCATCATGCTACTGTAGATAATCAAGGAGGTGGACTTTCGGTTATCATGGAAGCAACAAGGGAATACAATAG TAAATCAGGCTCAAGTTCATCTGGTCAGTCGAGAACAAATTTTACTGGTTATACAACAAATTTTGATTCTATTTACAATAATCATGATCCAAATCAACCAAATACTGCATCAAAAAGAAATTCAATAACAGCTCAAGCAAGATTACCGAATGGACAATTTGCTAGATCATATCAGCAAAAGAGAGATCAAACCGATAGTAAAGTGGCTAGTACGCCGTCCACTTCAGTGCCTTATCATTCTCATGATCATCAATATCAAAAACCTTTGCCAACAAACTATAGTGGATATTCTCCACAGAGATCTCTACATAGTCATTATCAACAAAACTATAACTATCAACAAGGATATTCCAATAATCATTTAATGGCTCATCAGCCACCTCAAGGCTATGGGAGCCCAAGTCCTAATGCTTATCATAGTCCTCAACATCCTAGTGTACAAAGTTCCCATGATATGAATCCATCTGTCCCTGCAGGCTTTCAAAGCCCTACATATTCCAACCAAATGGTGTATCACCAATCTCCAGTTACTAGTCCTGGTCATGCCCTAATGAGCCCTCAACAAGGGTATGCAAACCGTCAGGAATATCACTATCAAAGTCAAGCTGAACGGCATGTCTATGCTaaccaacaacaacaacaacaccAGCACCAGCCTAATCCGACGATATTTCAAAGTCCTCCACATCAGACCCAGTACCAAAATTCAATATACTACCAGAGAACTAATCAAGTATCAGCTCCAAATCAAGTATATAATCAACAAAACTATCATAATGTTCAAAACCAGTATAATAATCCCAATATGTATGCAAACACTAATCAAAACACGAGTAATTCAAACTACAGTAATGCTACTCATAGCCCATATAGACAAGCTTCCAAACAAACTGTAGAAAATAATCAATTGCCATATGGAACTACGATTTCAAATAATCAGCCATTTCAAATTTATCAGAGCCCACAGCCTTCTCAAAGTAATTACCGAAATAATGCAGTGCAAGATAGTATGGTTCAAAATCCTTATGTTGAACAAATTAGACAAGAATCCGCCGACATATCTATGAAATGTCAAGATCAAGGAGAAAGTGATAAAAATTCAATGAATGGATCCAGTAGCCAATCTCAGAAAACATCACAGCATAAGAGTCCAAACAGTTCAGTATTAAGAAATGTTAGGCATGATCAGCCTAATATTAAAGTAGAGCAGAAATCTCCTGATATAGGATTCTCTAATCAGTTCCTCAATTTTATATCTAACAGAAATGAACCCAAAGACAATGCTAATACACCAAAATTTACTAACAGTCCCAGTATATCTCAGAAAATGCATAAAAATTTGTATGTGTCAAGTCCTGAACAAGCTCAAGTTCCGCCATCTTCAGGCCTCTCTGATACTGATAGCAAAGATGGGTTGACAGCACAAACTGCCACACCTATTCAATCTGCAAAAATATCGCATTCTATTGAAAAACAGAAAGATATCTCCAAAAGACAGTTGGATTTCGAGCATAGGGTTGAAATTCAGTCTGAGGATAGTAGAGATTCTGTAGGAAAAGAAAGTAGAATTTCCTCTATATATTCACGACAATCTGATTTTCAATCAGATGGATATGGGATGGATGTTGATAGCGAAAATTCTATGGAGTGTAGTGCTTTTAAATCTTCTCATTCAATATCTTTAGTGGAAACCAGTGATATACCTAGACCCGCTGATATCGAATTCCCAAAAGTTATTGatccatttaataaaaaaatgttagctTCATTGTTAGAGTATGTGAAATTTCCAAATAAAACACACGCCGATGGCTACGTAGAAGTAAGATCTATACCGAAAGTACAACAAGCGACTGTTATGCGGGTTGGAAGTTCAAAATTTTCAGTTGAAAAACAATTAGGTAAAGGAAATTATGGagcagtatttttatgtttagatattcataacaataaatCAGTTGCTGTTAAATTTCAAAAACCAAGTCGACCATGggaattttatatttgtcaagAGATAAAAGCTAGGATAAAGGATCCTTTCATG ctTCCAGGTTATATGGACATAACAACAGCTTTCTTAGGAGAAAATGCAAGTTTATTTGTATCAGAGTATTCACGATATGGCTCTCTGTTGGATGTTGCAAACAAAGTCAGGATTGCTACTTCTAAATGTATAAAtgagtttattgttatattattaacatcagAAATGCTCTCAATAGTACACTACTTACACAAAGCGCAAATTATACATGCTGATATCAAACCagataactttttgttaatgaaaat accaACACAGGAATGGCGAACACCATCTTTACAATTGATAGATCTAGGATGTGCAATAGATATGTCTTTGTTTCCAGAGGGTACTACATTTAGAgaa ttaatttctACGGAAGGGTTTACTTGTACTGAAATGAGAGAAGGAAAACCTTGGACATACCAAACAGACTTGTACTGCCTTGCCGGTACAATACATGTTATTCTAATGGGTAGCTACATGAAAGTAGCAAACCGATTGGGGCAGTggaatattgacaaaaaattaccccg GTATATGAAAAATAGTTTATGGGACAAAATTTTTACTACCCTCTTAAATGTGCCCGACTGCAATAATTTACCTGACCTCATGGATCTCAAAAATGAAGTGGACAGTGTTTTGAATGAAATTGACAGTCTTGGTTCTCAGCTCCGTAATTTTGCTAATGTGCTTAAATCTAGGTAA